From the Pseudomonadota bacterium genome, one window contains:
- the thpR gene encoding RNA 2',3'-cyclic phosphodiesterase — protein MAATCSSSRPGLRPVATQAASKYLLQGERSPRGASSKPHVWLLRTRRERTAHLAGSDHLWLRCSMRTFIALDLDPELKQRVERLQSPLRAGCERANWVVRWVQPEAMHLTLRFLGETGQALLPALAKLLAGLTSRPAPGVTFAGLDSFGPPRRPKVLFTRVTLGTDALTELAREIEQRVTELGWPPETRAFHPHLTLGRVRRAKGMLSDVIQGRPDLERAELGSCELGVVTLYQSVLRREGPRYEPLARARLVSTRSNVRSDRGT, from the coding sequence ATGGCAGCAACGTGTAGCTCGTCCAGGCCGGGGTTGCGACCGGTTGCGACCCAGGCGGCCTCGAAGTACCTCCTTCAAGGTGAGCGAAGCCCGCGCGGCGCATCATCCAAGCCGCACGTGTGGTTGCTCAGGACCCGCCGCGAAAGAACTGCCCACCTCGCAGGCTCCGACCACCTCTGGCTGCGTTGCTCCATGCGCACCTTCATCGCGCTCGATCTGGATCCCGAGCTCAAACAACGCGTCGAGCGGCTACAAAGCCCGCTGCGAGCCGGCTGCGAACGTGCCAACTGGGTCGTGCGCTGGGTGCAACCCGAAGCCATGCACCTTACGTTGCGCTTTCTGGGGGAGACCGGCCAGGCGCTGCTTCCAGCGCTCGCCAAGCTCCTCGCTGGGCTGACCAGTCGGCCGGCGCCGGGGGTCACTTTCGCGGGTCTGGACAGCTTTGGGCCTCCCAGACGTCCCAAGGTGCTGTTCACCCGGGTCACGCTCGGCACAGACGCGCTGACCGAGCTCGCACGCGAGATAGAACAACGGGTCACCGAGCTCGGATGGCCGCCCGAAACCCGTGCCTTTCACCCGCACCTGACCCTGGGACGTGTGCGCCGCGCCAAGGGAATGCTCAGCGACGTGATCCAAGGCCGCCCTGACCTGGAGCGGGCCGAGCTTGGAAGCTGTGAGCTCGGTGTCGTGACGTTGTACCAGAGCGTGCTTCGACGCGAAGGCCCGCGCTACGAACCCCTGGCGCGTGCGCGCCTTGTCAGCACGCGATCAAACGTGCGCTCGGATCGAGGCACCTGA